GCGGGTCGTTCCCTCCGCGATGGCCCCAAAAAGCAGGGCGCGGTGGGAGATCGACTTGTCCCCGGGGACCCGCACCTGTCCCTTGAGGCTGCGACCGGTGGTGGTGCCCAGGGCGAGGGACATGGAGAACGGTTTGGTTTCAGCGAGCGTAGGAACTGATCAAAACCGGACACCCTCGCCAGACTGGGGCCACCCCACAGAACGGGTCCATGGCTGAGCAACTCACCCCTCTCTTTGGCTTTCTCGCTCTGATCCAGGACAACCCAGAGCTTCGGGCCCGTCTCAATGAGGTCTGCACCGCGGATGAGGTGGCCGCGATTGCTGGGGAGCACGGTCACGCGTTTGAGGCATCCACCCTCGTGGGCCTCTTTGAGCGCTGCAATGAGGCCCCTGTGGCCCGTTCAGGTTTGATGGACGAAAAGCTGATCCGCGTCTATCTGCAACGGGACGCGCTGCGTTAACCCAGCATAAGGCCGCCTTCATTACTGAGGCACTCCTGCCAGCTCTGCAGGTCAAACAGCAGTTCCTGCAGTGTCAGTTGTTTGAGCTCGCGGTCGAGGGCGGTTTGCAGGCGTCGTCCCATGCTGCTGAGCACTTGCTGTTCTGCG
This DNA window, taken from Synechococcus sp. LTW-R, encodes the following:
- a CDS encoding Nif11-like leader peptide family natural product precursor yields the protein MAEQLTPLFGFLALIQDNPELRARLNEVCTADEVAAIAGEHGHAFEASTLVGLFERCNEAPVARSGLMDEKLIRVYLQRDALR